The genome window ATTGCCCTTAGGTTCTATGTATCTACAAATTCTAATTTGTCCTCTTTGTATCGGGGATCAAGTACTCTTTCTACTCGCtttaataatattgattttgcttataaaaaaataaactaaaaacaaaGATAATTTAGAAAATggtgtcatatttttatattacaacaaaaaaaatatattaacttatttcatttttttaagcattgTATATATCActaactatttttgtttttgtaacgCCCTAAACTATTTACGCGCTATTTatcaaactaaaataaataaacaacaaaCATTTAAAGCATCACATTCAATTAATTACATGAAACACGCCTgcataaatttatttcacaagcAGCGGAATTAGAAACTTGTCCTAATCATCTAAAACATGTACttcaatatttatatttcacCATTATACTTAAAATAGTGTATCGTAATAATAACTTAAGTAAGTTTAAGTACCAACATATCCATATCATGATCACATCATTCATGATATGAACAAAACAACATAAGTCTCGACAATAAAAGTCGTAAcatcaaaatataacaattcaAGTAATACAGGCTAGCGAGGTCCTAGACATAGTGGTATATACATCATAGCACTACTCTAGACTCGAGCTAAACATAAGCAACTAAGAAGAAGTAGCATAACTACACTGCTAACCAAAAAGCTAGATTCAAGCAACAAAGGGCACGCGACTACTCTTGGGATATAtgatcctcaacctgagtatttggacccccaaaggtccagcacaaaCACAAAATATAGGGTTAGATAACATAATCATAATTAGTGACTAATATATCGAATATCAGACACTAAATAGCATAGAACAGTTGAATAAATTCAATTCATACAACTCACATATGTATTAAGAACATTTAGACATTCTCAAACATATTCATTTATTAAGTACTCAACAATTTGAGGaatacaaacatcaacaaataagGAAATacacaatgataagtatcactTAACAATTAAGAATATCACATAattcctaatgcattctaatgtcACATAGATATGATTTCACCTAGACATATCTATATGCATGTGGTATCACATAATCCGAATGTTTTAGATCATCGTCTGTAAAACAACAGTAaactagatcatcgtctctagaaTACTTATCAATAGACACAACTTATGAATGCATGAATGTGCATATATCCATCATATGGCTTTATTTCAACATCAACATAAtacggataacataatccaaataTTTTAAATCATCGTCTTTAGAATATATCTCATCATAATAAATCATCAATTATTATCATCCATAATTTAGTCACAAGACACTAAGATCATACATCATCGTGAGTttaccaaattcaaattaattaaaacgcgaaaatttaatttaaagttaAAGTAGTGCCAAATATAAGAAAACTCCATTAACTAAGAATAATTTCAGAAAACGGACTCCGGAATCGAAATTTAGGcgaaaaaatgagaaaaacagATTCCGGGTGAATAAGTCAACAAAAGTCAAGGTCAACAGTCCACCAAAAGTCAGCAAAAGCTTTGCGACGGCCAGGTGCGTCGCTGCGCGCACTATTCATCCTGCATAATATATTTTCTGCACTTTTTATCCcaaaaaccctttttttttcttccgaaATTCATCCCAAAAATCCCTGAAAATTCATAATCGTGATTCCTATGTTTATGGTGTAATTAAGACTACTCATAACATCTTAAAGCATCAAAAGAACAACATCTAAGTATCATTTATTCATTAACACTTCAATATTTTCACCAATTTGGTGAAACTCCCAAACGACAtcaagaactttttttttttcatataaatttcATCTCTAATCATGAATAAACACATAAAGGATCATAATAAACACATTCCCATTAATTAATTTCCACCCAAACTCTtatgagaaaaatgagagaaagggATGGAGAAAAGGGTTTTCTCCTCTCTCAATGATTCCACCTCTAAATCTTAGTTCAAGTTGAAatgtttgttctttttcttgatTTTGTTCTATGCTTCTTAGACCTTcatttctcttctttcctctTCTAccttcttgtttttgtttttgacaaaaaatgaatttttgtttctatatttattttatatactcAAGGTTACTATATAATTTCTACACCCTCCCTCTTTACTTATTTTTACTTAACAATAGGGTGCTCAAATATAaaccaatccaaaaaataaCTGCAAACTGataaaaaaaccgaaaaccgcaaaaaatcgaatattttttttatttgtttggatgttcttttgtgaaaaccgatGGATGGGATcggattttggattgatttttcaaaaccgatccaaaccgaaccaaaccgcatacatgatttttaataattatttaacttttttattagtatgatatattgcattaacatattaattgttagtttttaattttctcaataatacttattagttcaatttcatctattttttttttactatttcataagtttcaaatattattttttaatatattatgtgttATGTTTTAcgtcaaatatattattttaccatgtatgtataatattaatatttaattaaataaaatttaatttgtaatttggatatccaaaaatcgatccaaattaaaccgcacaaaattggATCGAAATGGATCgaatatccaaaaaccgatccaaattaaaccgcacaaatttaattttattttttaattgtgtttgtACAATTGGTTTGGTGCCTTGGTCGTTGAATAATTAATGGacacaataaaagaaaaagaggataATATCTGTGTGTCCTTGAATTGCAACGTTTACACACATAGAGGATAATTACATTTTTGTCCGTTTACTTGGTCCATATTATGTAAGCAACTTTTTCTACTTCACTATTACCACTttcaatcaaaaaaaaaaaaaactctacaaATTTTTCAATCTTTCCGATCTGCTTGTTTGCCTTGTGTTCTGTTTTTGAACTTGAAGGATGGCTGAACAAATTTTATACGGTGTTGCTGAAAGCATCATTAAAAGGTGACTTCATTTTCAATCTTTTATCTATTAATTTATTCAGTTAAAATTATCATACATGATTGTTTATTACAATTAATTccaagtaaaaatgaaaatagttaCATACATGGTTTGCTGAATATTTTCTTTACAATATAGTTTGGCTTCTGCTGCCTTACGTGAATTTGCACGGATTAATGGTGTCATAGATGAATTGGAAAGGCTTAAGAACACAGTTGAATCTATTAGAGCTGTGTTActtgatgctgaggagaaacaAGAGCAAAGTCATGCCGTCCAAAACTGGGTAAGAAGGCTCAAAGATGTGCTTATTCCTGCAGATGACTTGCTAGATGAATTTCTTATTCAAGATATGATACAAAAAAGAGATGAACCTCatcaaaacaaagtaaaaaagGTACTCAATCCATTCTCTCCAAACAAATTTGCTTTCCGCCATAACATGGCTAATGAGATtgagaaaatacaaaaaatgttTGATGATGTGGTGAAAGATATGTCTGTGTTGAATCTAAACTCcaatgttgtggttgttgagAAACCTAACAATGAATGGAGGGAAACCAGTTCTTATGTGTTGGAATCAAATATCATTGGAAGAGATGATGACAAAGAgaagattgtaaactttttgaGACAATCCCATGGAGATCAGAATGTTTCTTTGGTGGCTATCGTTGGGATGGGTGGTTTGGGAAAGACAACTCTTGCTCAGTTGGTATATAGTGACGACGAAGTTCAAAATTTGTTTGATAAGAGTATGTGGGTATGTGTCTCTGATAACTTTGATGTCAAAACTATTTTGAAGAACATGTTGAAGTCATTATTACCTAaggaaaaaattgatgatacattATCATTGGACAACTTGCAAAGTATGCTTCGTGACAATTTAAATAGTAAGAGATACTTGTTAGTCCTAGATGACATTTGGAATGAGAGTTCTGAAAAGTGGGATAAATTGAGGACTTACTTGCTGTGTGGTGCTCGGGGTAGTAAGGTTGTAGTGACAACTCGAAGTACAATAGTGGCACAGAGAATGGGTGTAAAGGACCCATATGTTTTGAGTGGTTTGATTCCAGAAAAATCTTGGAGTTTATTAAAGAAGATTGCATTTGGGGATGACACCATTCGAGTGGATCAAAATATTGAATCAATTGGTAAGAAGATAGCAGAAAAGTGCAACGGAGTTCCATTAGCAATTAGATCGTTGGGAAGCATATTACAGGGTAAAAGTGAAGAAAAGGAATGGAATGATGTCTTACGAGGTGATTTTTGGAAATTGTGTGAGGATAAAGATAGCATCTTGCCAGTTCTAAAATTGAGTTACAATAACTTATCGCCTCAACAAAGACAATGTTTTGCTTATTGCTCTTTGTTTCCTAAGGATTGGGAATTCAAGAAGGCTGAGTTGGTTCAAATGTGGATGGCACATGGTTATCTTGATTGTCCAATGGAAGGGAAATGCATTGAAGATGTTGGTAATCAATtcgttaatatttttttgatgaaatcattcttccaagaaccaaaatggaaTGAAGATGGTGATTTATTTGGTTTTAAAATGCACGATTTAATGCATgatcttgcaaaacaagtagcTGGTGATGATTGTTGTTACTTGGATAATAACGCAAAAGGTTTTCGAGGAAGACCTGTCCATGTA of Trifolium pratense cultivar HEN17-A07 unplaced genomic scaffold, ARS_RC_1.1 scaffold_76, whole genome shotgun sequence contains these proteins:
- the LOC123901743 gene encoding putative disease resistance protein RGA1, yielding MAEQILYGVAESIIKSLASAALREFARINGVIDELERLKNTVESIRAVLLDAEEKQEQSHAVQNWVRRLKDVLIPADDLLDEFLIQDMIQKRDEPHQNKVKKVLNPFSPNKFAFRHNMANEIEKIQKMFDDVVKDMSVLNLNSNVVVVEKPNNEWRETSSYVLESNIIGRDDDKEKIVNFLRQSHGDQNVSLVAIVGMGGLGKTTLAQLVYSDDEVQNLFDKSMWVCVSDNFDVKTILKNMLKSLLPKEKIDDTLSLDNLQSMLRDNLNSKRYLLVLDDIWNESSEKWDKLRTYLLCGARGSKVVVTTRSTIVAQRMGVKDPYVLSGLIPEKSWSLLKKIAFGDDTIRVDQNIESIGKKIAEKCNGVPLAIRSLGSILQGKSEEKEWNDVLRGDFWKLCEDKDSILPVLKLSYNNLSPQQRQCFAYCSLFPKDWEFKKAELVQMWMAHGYLDCPMEGKCIEDVGNQFVNIFLMKSFFQEPKWNEDGDLFGFKMHDLMHDLAKQVAGDDCCYLDNNAKGFRGRPVHVWVEFDAFYLLESLDASRLRTLIVLSFNDDDLLDREKQSLILRFKYLRVLKLCDDFHFDLYVSIEKLNHLRFLKFPLTACTLKKFHKSIENLVCLQTIQVRLDDKVVLSTKVVSKLINLRYLYINEWTFRDKTPVGFGKLCIPQHGGVNFSKWLSPLANIIEIYLGFCQGFKYLPPLEGLPFLKSLDLGGLYDLEYIYYELPIHEPFFPSLKRLHILFCPKLVGWKRKGDDFNNINTSLPQFPCLSFLTIYQCLMLTHMPTCPNIKKLSLKVLPTWEETPNIA